Proteins from one Streptomyces caniferus genomic window:
- the hpnD gene encoding presqualene diphosphate synthase HpnD, with protein MSRTVEATAHASAPVLAAYRYCEAITGQQARNFAYGIRLLPSDKRQAMSALYAFSRRVDDIGDGALEPADKQRRLEDTRAVLARIKDGRIEEDDTDPVAVALTDAARRFPLPLDGLDELIDGVLMDVRGETYETWDDLRGYCRCVAGAIGRLSLGVFGTVPGAPEADRAAEYADTLGLALQLTNILRDVREDAGNGRTYLPAEDLAKFGCAAGFDRPVPPSGSDFTGLVHFEVQRARALFAEGFRLLPMLDRRSGACVAAMAGIYHRLLTRIAADPEAVLRGRVSLPGREKAFVAVRGLSGLDARAIGRRESVRRRG; from the coding sequence CGCTGCGTACCGCTACTGCGAGGCCATCACCGGGCAGCAGGCACGGAACTTCGCCTACGGCATCCGGCTGCTGCCGTCCGACAAGCGGCAGGCCATGTCGGCGCTCTACGCCTTCTCCCGCCGGGTCGACGACATCGGCGACGGCGCCCTGGAGCCCGCCGACAAGCAACGGCGCCTGGAGGACACCCGGGCGGTGCTGGCGCGCATCAAGGACGGCCGGATCGAGGAGGACGACACCGACCCGGTGGCCGTCGCGCTGACCGACGCCGCCCGCCGCTTCCCGCTGCCGCTGGACGGTCTCGACGAGCTGATCGACGGCGTGCTGATGGATGTGCGCGGCGAGACCTACGAGACCTGGGACGACCTGCGGGGCTACTGCCGCTGTGTCGCCGGCGCCATCGGCCGGCTCTCGCTGGGCGTGTTCGGCACCGTACCGGGCGCGCCGGAAGCCGACCGCGCCGCCGAGTACGCCGACACCCTCGGCCTGGCCCTGCAACTGACCAACATTCTCCGGGACGTTCGCGAGGACGCCGGCAACGGCCGTACGTACCTGCCGGCCGAGGACCTCGCCAAGTTCGGCTGCGCGGCGGGCTTCGACCGTCCCGTGCCGCCGTCCGGCTCCGACTTCACCGGCCTGGTGCACTTCGAGGTGCAACGCGCCCGCGCGCTGTTCGCCGAGGGCTTCCGGCTGCTGCCGATGCTCGACCGGCGCAGCGGCGCCTGCGTGGCCGCGATGGCCGGCATCTACCACCGGCTGCTGACCCGGATCGCCGCCGACCCCGAGGCCGTGCTGCGCGGCCGGGTCTCGCTGCCCGGCCGGGAGAAGGCCTTCGTCGCGGTGCGCGGGCTGTCCGGACTCGACGCGCGGGCGATCGGCCGCCGGGAGTCCGTCCGGAGGCGTGGATGA